The Phycodurus eques isolate BA_2022a chromosome 5, UOR_Pequ_1.1, whole genome shotgun sequence DNA segment TTAAGCAGAGACCAGGCTAATCAGCTTCAGGAGATGTCCCAGCCTGACCCTTTGCTGACCGTGCTGGAATCGTAATCCACATAGACACAAACTCTCCTAATTATGCTTTTTGGACAGGATACACACAAAGATGTCTGTCTCTGTTCTTCAGGCAGGAGTGTGTGGAGCAGCTGTTACAGAACATGTTCTCAGGAGACGGGACTGAGAGCTGCATTGTCAACGGGATTCAAGTTCTGCTCACATTGCTAGAAATCAGGAGGCCTGTGTGAGTTGCCAACCTTTCTTGCTTTATTAGTCTTCGTAGCTCTCCATTTCAACTTCGTGTCCATCCATTCTGTTTTTGTAACAACAGCGTGGATGGCGTAATGGACGCTCGGGGGTTTGAGAGAAGTTACACAGTGAACAGCAGCATCCTGTTGGCCATTCAGCCGCACTTGCTCCACTTCCACCAGCTAGTTCTGGAGCCTCCCAAAGTACGTAAACAAATTGCATGAAAACATTTGGAGGGCTTAATGGGAACGGCACGGTCTAGATTTAGCAGTGTCTTTGATCTCTTTAGCGAAATTCTATGCTGACGACTTTGGGTGTGCTGGAGGAACCTTTGGGGAACACGCGGCTGCACGTAGCCAGACTAGTGGCCTCCCTGCTCTACACCAGCTCCGCCAGCCACGCAGTTATAGCACAGGAACTCTGCCGACTCAATACAATAGACGTGCTTTTGGTAAGATGAACACACACTTTTCAATGTTCgtagttcttaaaaaaaaataaaaataaataaatgacggGATTGTACTTTCAGAACTTGTTCTTTAAGTACACGTGGAACAACTTCCTGCACCTTCAAGTGGAGCTATGCGTGGCGGCCATCCTGCGGCCCTGCGCCCACGAAATGAGACTTCAGCCAGGCCTCGTCTCCCAGGACAACGTTAAGCTTCCTCAGGATGCGTCGCAAGAGCAGGCTTTGACGGAGGTCGCAGTCACCCATGACAATTCTGCACATAATTTATTGGTTACTCACGTAGGTGTCTTTAACATGCTGACAGCATCAGGGTGCTGTTTTCTTGACAACTGATTGccaaatttgtattttcaagTTGTTTCAGCATTGCCGGCTTATTCAGAGGATTCTACTGGCCTGGGAAGAGAATGATAAAACCCAGTAAGTGTTCTTACTTTTGAGATTTTAGGCCTGTTTACTATGGCATGATCCAAGGGTGGAAATTGTGTGTTTTAGGTCAGAAGCTGGAATGAGGAGAGGCTACATGGGGCATCTGACAAGGATCGCCAACACTGTTGTCCACAATCTGGAGAAAGGCCCGGTTCACACCCAAATTAGTAATCTTATCAGTGGTACGTGTGGACAGTACTGCTTTCACAGTCAATCTATCCATGCTTGACTGTCACTTATTGCTAtggagccccagacatgacgtgggatatatatttcttttaaattgtggTCGCAATTTCGATACATTACAGTGTGcacaaaatgttaatttgtggccacaaaatacaaatttgtagCCACAAAATCGGTAATAACATGCAAGTAAAATAGTAATTAGTGGGCTCAATATCATTCCATGAACAGCTTGGACGTCTGGGTAAGCAAATGGAGCGCATCTTCACTAGAAACTGATTTGGGATGTCATCTGCATTACTGTCTCTAGGGTAGGTGCACTCGATTTGCTTACAGGAAcgataaataaatatatcattTGTATTTAGTAGCCACAATTAAAAAATTCCCCCCATGTGCTGCTTGCGGTTCTGTAtaatgctgttgtttttgttgtttcttttttggctaTAGAGCTACCAGATGACTGCAGAGGCCGTTGGGAGACTTTTGTTAACCAGACCCTTTCAGAAACCAACAGGAGAAACACCATAGATCTGGTAAACACGGACACATGAAATACAGAAGAGATTTTAAGTATATAAACTCTCAGTGTTCTATTTGTGTCTTTTAGGTCGGCAGCGGTAACCCACGGCCTTCCTCGGAAGACGACATGGAGAGCCCCTTCCCAAAAGAACTGACACTACAGCAGGTTTCAGCACAAATGTCAACTATAAAgagtagggatgtcccgatccaactttttcacttccaatCCGATATTGATATTTTAGccgatatcggtccgatccaatatcagcaataatcatatgTATTTTACTTAGTTTGtcgtatggaatgttagaaaaggcttgatcgaGTCATATTACTCAGAGAACAGCAACAATAGGTACGAGAAAAACGgtcccatttattattaaccaatgggttacataaagtaacttggAAAACAAGAATCtagtacaattaaataaaatgaaaaatattaggaaatcctgaaaaataaaatataataaaacagttataaaaataatcttaataaatacaaattatacttttaaagtgcaaaagctcaatgcagtttttttgttttttttacagtcagtAAATGGTGAGAACATAATTTGTTTTCTCCATATGTGCGGCACTCCACTTTGAACTTTTTGATGCAACTGGGGTTAAGTTTTATTGACAAATCGCTGTTCCTGTTGTGCACCtcttggcctctgaggggcagtgtgatacACGCAATGAGAGACACACTTGCAGaatcaaagaaagtagaagtcgtGATGGAATAATGTTATtaaaactcgtttttcacagagtttgaagaatatatgccagagagaATTGTtgtattgcctgtttgtatatTGTTATCCagcatttgtgtaccaatattcattattttgagagatgtGGCCGggagttcaatgctaattttcttAATTTCgtcaattatgtttttcattcattgtgtgttagctttaagagagcatttttttgtaaacaaagaaagaaacgaaggctctgatgtatttgaacaatgggtataattattttgttaagtaagtttagttttacagtgaactggAGTGTCAGTAAACAACTTTAAGTGAGCGACATTCATTCTTACTCCTCccgctactatgttagcaccttagcaatcTGTTGTTGTGATCTTGTGGGATCTGCATGCCATCTGTGCACTGCTGGATAGAAATGCTGGAGCAGAGCATAGAATGAACTGCTTTATAAGAGTCcaatctgtttttattatttatttttttgctgacatcagaCCAATTtctgatctcaaagatcggatcagGACACCCCTACTAAAGAGTGTCTGCCAGAATTCCTTGTAATcaaactgtatttgtatttatgctTTAGGCTTTCTCAGACTACCAAATTCAGCAGATGACTGCAAATTTTGTGGATCAGTTTGGTTTCAACGACGACGAGTTCACAGATCACGACGACACTATCGGGTGTGTGTACTAGTGCGGTGGGCCGTGCATTTTGGTACCGGGGCCTTTAGTGGAGTCTTACCTGACTATGCTGAGTAAGCGTATGCTGACTAAACAAATGCTTCTCTCATTGCAGGGCAACGTTTAATCGAATCGCAGAGATGAATATTAACATCGACGTGGGCCAGGACAGTGTGAGTTTATTCAAAATTACTCAGACACCCCTATTGAGAAACAACACtcttaggctggatttacacaacACTGTTCAAGTGGCAGCATAAGTAAAAatagacaaatacaaaataagaacacTTGCcagagctgctgtaggccaccgCTCACACCCAGAAGCGCACACGCAGACGAACTGGCCAACtcgactccagctcctgaagtccctcactaggccacaccccttaaaggcacacatccaacacattaATACTATGTAGAGTAATTAAACTTTATTCATTTACAtgctcttttattatgtttttttatacaatacagtactgtttatcttcattaaaaacataactaacggctggaacggattaatgacatttcaagtCCATTCTATGGCAAAAACTGATTTAATATACAGCCCAAGTAAATTGTGTTACGCGCTTgatcacagaacgaattaaacttgtaagtcaaggtaccacggTAAATAAATCTGAATTGGGCACTTGAACCTGCAATGTAAATCCGGCTTATTTTCCATTTACCAGTTTGAAGTTTTGGCAATGGCATGTTTATTTTTCAGGCCAATATGGCTTCGTTTGACGCCTGCGCCAAGGAGAGGATTCAAGCCTTTGACGATGACGAAGAGGACATCTGGGAGGAAAAAGAAATCAATTATGCAACACAAACCAAGTCAAGGAACAGGTTTGCAGATGTTCTTATTCGAGCCTTACTCACCCTCTCCATGGTGTCCTGATGTAAAGATGTTAATTTGATCTACCCAATCAAGGTTTGGTGGGTCCCAGGCCGCCCAAGGCCAAGTCCCGAGGAAAGCGTATGATAGGTCAGCAGCTTCTGACAAAGCACCAAGCTCAGACTCTGACGAAGGAGAGGAGCTGAAAGATGACATTGACCCTTTCTCCAGCCAGGCAGAGGCCACAAAGAGTGAGATAAAGCATATGATCATCATGCCATTGTTTCGCTCTCTTTGAGGGAATGACGGGTTTTGAGTAAGTGCCTCCTGTACATTGTTTCTAAGACTCCGGCTGGATTGCGGACTTTGGGGAGGTGAACTCAAAAGCTCCCGCAGCAGGCGTCGGCTTCGCAGCCTGGGACAGTCCCCAGCCTACCGCCACTGAGACAGAGGAGAAGGGCTGGGCCCAGTTTACAGACTTTCAGCCTTTCTGCTGGTGAGCCCGCAAAATGCCCGTCCATACCCAGCAATACTGTCTTAACTGGAAATGCTACAACTAAATGCCTCCAACCACTATGACGGTTTTGTTTCCGCTCATTGACCGCAAAACTTGAAGAGAAGCAAACCCCTAAATTCAGTGTCAAACTTTAGCAACGTGCAGTTAGTGGCATTTTCGAGGGGCAGAACAAGGCCAGGGCGACATTCCAAAAGAGAAACCACCAAATGTGCTCAGTGAATTTATTCCCCAGTTCAATCCTTCGGGCCTACTGAGGCATCTCATCCAGAACAGTCATTGTAAATGAATTAATGGGCATTTGGTGTGTATATGATCCCAGTGTATCAATAATAGAGATAgaccaatatgttttttttcagggccGATACCGATTATTAGTAGTCAAGAAGGCCGATAACCGATAATTGAAGCCGATATTCATTTTGcggtaaaaaggaaaatattgttgttacaatttgaaataataaaaactccaaacacTTCATTTAAATGCCTGAAAGCATATTTATTGAACAGTTTTTCAAATTTGCAATGttaagttttgttttattattattatttttttaaacttagtaAATAGgaatctttgttttaaaattctaacaaaaagtgcagggagctcccaggcttacaaagttaaatgaaaattttaaCAGATAAATAGGTCCCTAATGTTTTCAATAGTAAAtagtttttaataattttgtttaaagttcaaaaacaaaaagtgcaggtaGTTCCCAGGGTCAACAGCATCTCGAAGTTACCTGCAAATTCAAAGAAATGGTTCCCTAaagtttcataaaataaataaaacggagAGTTGTCACATCCACCACTGAAGTGGtgagtgttgccacagttactttgaaaatctaacttagttactttcctgattacttgagcttaagaGTAACGTAGTTACTttgctgattacttgattttcaAAGTacctaagttagaaaaaagtaaatttttaattactttcggcagctgccaagtggcaggaatatcacttatccacagtacaaaaaaagcattagcttaaccgtacacattacttggtaatgtacgccacacaagttacagaaagATGTCATCAACCtgaagcaataacttaaatattagtgtagttgaagccacattaactCGGCAACTTAGtccagacttgacatgccaacacaatacagtaagttcctaaacgtaagcaagcacaccattctcagtacactgccaaatgtggtccatgaaagcaactgtgtgagtgtatgtgtgtgtgcctttatgCGTGCGTAtacgtaaacacacacacactattgctcacaccacagtaattttgatgcgaagagtgAGAGAACTTTTTATCTTACTACGTGACCTCAACTGTGCAGCGCGTTCAACCACCTCACAGATgaagttgagagttctcacttttcattgtaaatattatttaagctaagtattgtaagtccttcagtgagtcagtccatACCCTCCATGGCCGATTGATGATCGCGcactcggtatgaataattaacccacaatgcattgcacgTTTAAAACGCCAGtgaaactgtattcttaatgtgtaaataaaaacgtaacaatcaatttttttgttattttccttttactaaggaaaatgaaaaaaattgtgcGGCGACAGGGGCTGTCTCGGTTAAATGCTTCTGCACATTTGGACTGCTTCGTTGGttgaatcaccagctacaaattactgtttggtgagagacattggTGATGGAAAACTAACTATTGTTGGATTGAAGAAGgtagtctaattactttcccAGGAAAAGTAACTTGTTTCTTCgttcgttactcaaaatggcggattTTTGGACTGACGTGTTACTTTGAGTCTTACTTAGTAACgtgttaccggcatcactggttACAAGTAGTTGTGCGTTATAGAGGACTAGGATTTATTACAATGTATGTACAGTCTGCTGCCTTAATTTACCTTTGAAACACATATTTGCTCCCTGGACTGTCTCCATTTGGTAAAATATTCTCCTCTCGatcccgtgtgtgtgtgagacagaccATTGTGCATGTATTGCCCGGCTTTTACTGCATGCTGATTGGATGGTTGTTGCCTGTGCAGTGGCTGTGCAAGGGTAACCAATCAGGTGGTGCTGTGGGCGGGACAGTGCTGGAGAGAGAAGTCACAGACAGAGAGGCTCGCTGCGGCTGCATCAGAGTCAAAATAACCCAGTATTAAATCATCGGCcgccagattaaaaaaaaaaaggctgttaCCGATATGCGTCAAAATGCCAAATATCGGCCCTGATAATCAGCCCGGCTGATAATCGCCTTATCACTAAGCCATAAAATACGTTCCCCCACTATATCGCCATCGATCACGCTCCTGCtatagctgtttttttgtttgtttgtttttttaatgaattgtttttattggtttttacagtatacttccTTAATATGATGCCCTGTAGGAAAGGAGAATCACAGTTGCCGATTCACTTTTCAGCCATTGATTAAACGGCGGGCGaacagtaaaacaaacacaatgaacTACTCACGTttaagctgctgtcagccacagcgcACGCCCAGGTACTCTCATGCAAAGCCAcgccaccccaccaggcccACCTCTTATAGGCACAAGCATGTACACAGTCACTACAATAcgtaaaaggtacatacatatGCTTGCAGTATTTTCTTAGTTgtttgaatacatttataatgtGTTTAAATCAGGTTTAAGTAGTTAATTAGGTgtagtaaaaaatattttaagtttctatcgcagattttcactgcGGGTGTGTCTGGAACCTTGCGATAAATTGGGGTGAGCTGTAGGTACTGTAGATACTTCTTGCTGGTCCAAGGTGTCAGCCACTGAATGTTTGGATGATGTTGGAAATTAAATTTAGAACTGTGAATGCAAGGAATGTGACCTCCTGGACTTTCACCCGACTTCTCAAAATGGTTGCAGTGTGTCTGTAGTGCTCTCTAAATTTTTTGACATACTATATATCTCCAGTTCTGAAACAGGCCCCCGATGCAGCTCACCCGTGGACTCGGATCTCAGCACTAAACCGAGCCAGAACCGTAAGTTGAATGTTTTTCATCACGAAACTACAACCTACAAGAGTGGAATGAATCTTTCAATTGGACTATATCATCTCCTCCCTCCAGCCTGCGTGTGGAGCGTATGCGGGGCGAGGAAAGCCCCCCTGGTGGCGTCGGACAGCTCCTCGTCCAGCAGCTCCGACACCGACGAAGACGAGAGCAAGATGGGGCCCGCGTCAGCCCAGACGGCAACCAAGGAGACCATCAACACGGGCGCTGGCAAGGAGACCTTCCGGCTCACCGTGGATGCTAAGAACGAGCGTGCCGTGTTCAGCAGGTACGGGACACGTGCTCACGGACAAGAGTTTTTGGTCCAAGAAGTTCAAAAAGGCAACAGATGATTTTTATGCCTCACATGAACTTCATATGAGTCACTGAAAGTGGGTCACTGACTCGCCTCACTTCCTTTttggcagcgtgggttcagttcccactcataATGTATGTGCccggtgattgactggtgaccagtctggGGTGTAGTTTGTGTTGGAAATTCCTCTTTTGTAGAATAATTAAGGAATCAATCTTGTCTTTATGGGATTTTTAAAAGGAGCAGAGGAGAGCGAGGGGGATATGGCTGTCTGTCCTCTCTCTGAACCCGCAACTCGAAAGAACAGATTATAAATCAGGTCCTTCAATCAGATTCAGTAAATTTCCATAATCAGGATATTCCCACCAGCTACCCAGCCAGCTGTTGTAGCTGTTTGGAAATGTCCttggacaaaacaaaatacgGCTTGTTGCTATTAGCAAGGCGAGACATATCAGAAGTTACACCAGAGTTATagaacaaaataatacattaaggCATTAAACCTTCTAAATGTTAATATAAGTAATTTGGCCAACTCAGGTTTTTACACATAAAAAGGtcaagtatgttaaaacacaaaatacatttgtctaCGGTAGTGAGAGACTAGTAATGTAGCAAAAAAGGCACAAtaagaaaatatacatttaggataTACGGGACAGTCAACACCCACTGTTTGACCACTAATAGCGAAAATCCGGATAATTTATGcgcattataattgcattgaaaaaaaaaatatatatttttaaactaaaacaatTATTGAATATTGGGGATAAATCAACAATAAGTGTTTTCAGGGTTTGTTCCCCCgcgcccccaaaaaaacaaaaagaatagcgaaaaaaaaaatctgcaactcTGTGAATCTGGGGGTGCCGACCtgcaagtatcttggggtccaCTCTATACACGCAAGAGTCGTAAATAAAATTGTGTGCAGTAAGTCATAATTACCGTAGAATATTTAGAACTTTTTTCCCAAGCCAACACCACAGAAATTTACAGATGAGAAAATAAGTTGGAAATGTACCTTTAGtcaaaaaatgtatgaaaaccCAATTCCTAATagctaaacattttaaatgttccaCAATTTAACAAAAGATGAACCGTCAAACTGCATGGCCGTCGGCTGGTACAGATCTAAGAGTAAGCTCATTCTTGCTCTTTTTTTCATGTACGGGTGAGGCAATGTTCACCGCAAGTGACTGATAAACAAACTTGAATTAACTGATTAAATCTATTAATCGCCAAACTCTAGTTACGAGTTATGAACTGGTCGGTCACGAGACACAAGAAAATAaccgtacttactgttttcattgtattgtttcaTATGTATGACTCACGAGTGTCTTTCATAcgaatatttactgttattgaGACTTAACTCCTGCATTAGTGATAGTTTACGACCCCCTGTACAGGTTTTCTCCAACACTTCATTTTGCATTACATTAATGGCCTCTATAAACTTTCCCCTTGTATATAAAAAGTGCTGCACTATATCTACTATCTACTGCTTCTCTGCTGCCCACATTGAGCGTCTCTCCTTTCTCTCTAAGCCTTTCCCTCTCCCTCCCACTCTCTATGTTGCTGTTCTGATATacaccccccccgccccacctgTCTCTTCCCACCTGTTTCGCCCTCCCCACCAACCCCCTCAGAGTATTCAGACCAGCCACTAGACGGTATGTGGAACGTGCAATGATTTCCTGAATTTTGAATGAGAGAGCAAATGCTGTTCATAAGAAAAGACGGGACACGTTTTGCTTGTTGCCTTGTCAAGGATGTATGCGACGACCAAGACTAATTCATCAGTGGACTGCACTAACCCACTACATGCCCATACATTAGCTTAACTAGTCTCTTTCCCCAACACCAGTCCAGCATTAACACATCCATAAATAGAAAAAGGAGTGTCTGTGGCCTCACATATGTGGCACAGATGTTTGCAATAATGACATATCCAGTGCATCATTTCCTATTAAATATCCAGCTAGTGTCTTCCCTTTCCAGTAAAGAAAGTGGGGAAGAGCCCTATTTTGCCACATTGCATGCTTTGAACAAGAACATTTTCAGTACAAGGCAATGCAGTAGCACGCAACTTACTAACAAATAATAGCTCCTTACAAGCATGCACAAATTGATTGTTGTTTTCGCTGTGGGGAGGGGCACCGTCAACTGTAGATAACAGTGGTGAGTTTTTAAACCAAGATCTGCAACcgctgtttgttttctttcatcaGGAGTGACTAACTCTCATTTCCCCCTCTTTGCTAAGAAcactgtctttttgttttgttttgaagtcaCACAGAAAAGACAGCAGCAGAGGACAAAGTGGAAGGAAATGAGGCTGACGCGGAATCTGAAATGAAACACGGAGACTGTCCCAGTCCAGCTAAGAGCAGTCCTACCCAGCAGCCTGCTGCTGTCACACAGTAAGTAGTGTCTGTGTACTTAACACACAGTCGTGGAGTTAAATTGGATCTAGGGGCGTTTTTTAACTTAACTACAAAGAGTACCAGGGGCGTATTCGGTATGAGGTCTTCAGTACAGTATTTCCTCATATGGTGGCAGTGGTAATAATGTACTGGAATGGAGAGCGTACCAGACATTTGAAGACAtaatgtattcatccatccattttccataccgcttatcctcactaggttaaGTATCGCATTTCCTCAC contains these protein-coding regions:
- the ppp6r2b gene encoding serine/threonine-protein phosphatase 6 regulatory subunit 2 isoform X2, which produces MFWKFDLHTASHLEALLDKEDVTLAELMDEDDVLQECKAQNRRLLLFLCQDQCMQELVRKITTEPPSGIEETKRFKYSNIACELLTSDVGVINDKLGNEEPLLETLYAFLEQPSPLNPLLSSFFSKTIGNLIARKTEQVISFLRRKEGFLSLVLKHIDTSAMMDVLLRLISCVEPPPLRLETLAWLNEEKLAQRLVEIIHPKIDEERQSNASQTLCDIIRLSRDQANQLQEMSQPDPLLTVLESQECVEQLLQNMFSGDGTESCIVNGIQVLLTLLEIRRPVVDGVMDARGFERSYTVNSSILLAIQPHLLHFHQLVLEPPKRNSMLTTLGVLEEPLGNTRLHVARLVASLLYTSSASHAVIAQELCRLNTIDVLLNLFFKYTWNNFLHLQVELCVAAILRPCAHEMRLQPGLVSQDNVKLPQDASQEQALTEVAVTHDNSAHNLLVTHLFQHCRLIQRILLAWEENDKTQSEAGMRRGYMGHLTRIANTVVHNLEKGPVHTQISNLISELPDDCRGRWETFVNQTLSETNRRNTIDLVGSGNPRPSSEDDMESPFPKELTLQQAFSDYQIQQMTANFVDQFGFNDDEFTDHDDTIGATFNRIAEMNINIDVGQDSANMASFDACAKERIQAFDDDEEDIWEEKEINYATQTKSRNRFGGSQAAQGQVPRKAYDRSAASDKAPSSDSDEGEELKDDIDPFSSQAEATKNSGWIADFGEVNSKAPAAGVGFAAWDSPQPTATETEEKGWAQFTDFQPFCCSETGPRCSSPVDSDLSTKPSQNPCVWSVCGARKAPLVASDSSSSSSSDTDEDESKMGPASAQTATKETINTGAGKETFRLTVDAKNERAVFSSHTEKTAAEDKVEGNEADAESEMKHGDCPSPAKSSPTQQPAAVTHAESSL
- the ppp6r2b gene encoding serine/threonine-protein phosphatase 6 regulatory subunit 2 isoform X1 is translated as MFWKFDLHTASHLEALLDKEDVTLAELMDEDDVLQECKAQNRRLLLFLCQDQCMQELVRKITTEPPSGIEETKRFKYSNIACELLTSDVGVINDKLGNEEPLLETLYAFLEQPSPLNPLLSSFFSKTIGNLIARKTEQVISFLRRKEGFLSLVLKHIDTSAMMDVLLRLISCVEPPPLRLETLAWLNEEKLAQRLVEIIHPKIDEERQSNASQTLCDIIRLSRDQANQLQEMSQPDPLLTVLESQECVEQLLQNMFSGDGTESCIVNGIQVLLTLLEIRRPVVDGVMDARGFERSYTVNSSILLAIQPHLLHFHQLVLEPPKRNSMLTTLGVLEEPLGNTRLHVARLVASLLYTSSASHAVIAQELCRLNTIDVLLNLFFKYTWNNFLHLQVELCVAAILRPCAHEMRLQPGLVSQDNVKLPQDASQEQALTEVAVTHDNSAHNLLVTHLFQHCRLIQRILLAWEENDKTQSEAGMRRGYMGHLTRIANTVVHNLEKGPVHTQISNLISELPDDCRGRWETFVNQTLSETNRRNTIDLVGSGNPRPSSEDDMESPFPKELTLQQAFSDYQIQQMTANFVDQFGFNDDEFTDHDDTIGATFNRIAEMNINIDVGQDSANMASFDACAKERIQAFDDDEEDIWEEKEINYATQTKSRNRFGGSQAAQGQVPRKAYDRSAASDKAPSSDSDEGEELKDDIDPFSSQAEATKNSGWIADFGEVNSKAPAAGVGFAAWDSPQPTATETEEKGWAQFTDFQPFCCSETGPRCSSPVDSDLSTKPSQNPCVWSVCGARKAPLVASDSSSSSSSDTDEDESKMGPASAQTATKETINTGAGKETFRLTVDAKNERAVFSSHTEKTAAEDKVEGNEADAESEMKHGDCPSPAKSSPTQQPAAVTQEKQPSANGPA